From Kiloniellales bacterium, the proteins below share one genomic window:
- a CDS encoding response regulator yields the protein MAGQENTKASNGSPSANGAAKTVMVVEDNDLNMKLFHDLLEAHGYNILQTKDGMEALRMAREYRPDLILMDIQLPEVSGLEVTKWIKEDDSLKSIPVVAVTAFAMKGDEEKIREGGCEAYIAKPISVTNFLQTVARFLN from the coding sequence ATGGCGGGTCAAGAAAACACCAAGGCGAGCAACGGGTCGCCGAGCGCGAACGGCGCCGCGAAGACGGTCATGGTGGTCGAGGACAACGACCTGAACATGAAGCTCTTCCACGATCTGCTGGAAGCCCATGGTTACAATATCCTACAAACCAAGGACGGGATGGAAGCGCTGCGGATGGCACGCGAGTATCGCCCTGACTTGATCCTGATGGATATCCAGCTTCCCGAGGTCTCCGGCCTCGAGGTTACGAAGTGGATCAAGGAAGACGATAGCCTGAAGTCGATCCCGGTTGTTGCCGTGACCGCCTTCGCCATGAAGGGCGATGAAGAGAAGATCCGGGAGGGCGGCTGCGAAGCCTATATCGCCAAGCCCATTTCCGTGACCAACTTTCTCCAAACGGTTGCGCGCTTCCTCAACTAG
- a CDS encoding PleD family two-component system response regulator, with product MTARILVVDDILPNVKLLEAKLAAEYFDILTALDGAAAIEIAAKEKPDLILLDVMMPGMDGFEVCRTLKADAKTRHIPVVMVTALSDVADRVRGLEAGADDFLSKPVNDIALFARVRSLVRLKMMMDELRLRQATSGTEVLSQESLGDEDAFENARVLLVEENKFTAQKIADFLTQGGHAVDHVSMTGDGLAMGRQNDYDLIIVNLRIGDVDGLRLCSQFRSQEQTRQVPILLVLDDMDLPDLAKGLDLGVNDYLIKPVDRNELLARSKTQIRRRRYHRKLRSMLQSSVSMAFTDSLTGIYNRRYMNSHLERKIMEIEQSAKPVSVMLFDIDFFKQINDTHGHAAGDTVLRELAQKVSDNVRDFDLVARYGGEEFVVIMPNATPDEAFSVAERVRNVIQRTEYAIEGREEPLSVTISVGVATTTDPNELAESLLDRADKALYEAKRSGRNQSRSAELDSPPAAGKAAVAGG from the coding sequence ATGACCGCGCGGATCCTCGTAGTCGACGACATTCTGCCGAACGTCAAGCTCCTCGAAGCGAAGCTCGCTGCCGAGTACTTCGACATCCTGACCGCGCTCGACGGCGCTGCGGCGATCGAGATCGCCGCCAAGGAGAAGCCCGACCTCATCCTGCTCGACGTCATGATGCCGGGCATGGACGGTTTCGAGGTCTGCCGTACGCTCAAGGCGGACGCCAAGACGCGGCACATCCCCGTCGTCATGGTCACCGCGCTGAGCGACGTCGCCGACCGGGTCCGCGGTCTGGAAGCCGGGGCCGACGACTTTCTCTCCAAGCCGGTCAACGACATCGCGCTGTTCGCGCGGGTCCGCTCCCTGGTCCGTCTCAAGATGATGATGGACGAGCTGCGGCTGAGGCAGGCGACCTCGGGCACCGAGGTGCTCTCCCAGGAGTCCCTCGGCGACGAGGACGCGTTCGAAAACGCCCGCGTCCTCCTGGTCGAGGAGAACAAGTTCACCGCCCAGAAGATCGCCGACTTCCTCACCCAGGGCGGACACGCGGTCGACCATGTCTCGATGACCGGCGACGGGCTCGCCATGGGGCGTCAGAACGACTACGACCTGATCATCGTGAACCTTCGGATCGGCGACGTCGACGGCTTGCGTCTCTGCTCGCAGTTCCGTTCCCAGGAACAAACCCGTCAGGTCCCGATTCTCCTGGTGCTGGACGACATGGACCTGCCGGACCTCGCCAAGGGCCTGGATCTCGGCGTGAACGACTACCTGATCAAGCCGGTCGATCGGAACGAGCTGCTGGCCCGATCGAAGACGCAGATCCGCCGCCGGCGCTACCACCGCAAGCTCCGCAGCATGCTGCAGAGCAGCGTGTCCATGGCCTTCACCGACTCCCTGACCGGGATCTACAACCGGCGCTACATGAACTCGCACCTCGAGCGCAAGATCATGGAGATCGAGCAGTCGGCCAAACCGGTCTCGGTGATGCTGTTCGACATCGACTTCTTCAAGCAGATCAACGACACCCACGGACACGCCGCGGGCGACACGGTGCTCCGCGAGCTCGCCCAGAAGGTCAGCGACAACGTGCGCGACTTTGATCTCGTGGCCCGCTACGGCGGTGAGGAGTTCGTGGTGATCATGCCCAACGCCACGCCCGACGAGGCTTTCTCGGTCGCCGAGCGGGTCCGCAACGTGATCCAGCGCACGGAGTACGCGATCGAGGGGCGGGAAGAGCCTCTGAGCGTCACGATCTCGGTCGGTGTCGCGACCACGACCGACCCCAACGAACTGGCCGAATCGCTGCTGGACAGGGCGGACAAGGCGCTCTACGAGGCCAAGCGCTCCGGGCGCAATCAGAGCCGCTCGGCCGAGCTGGACAGCCCGCCGGCCGCCGGCAAGGCCGCCGTCGCCGGGGGCTGA
- the rpmG gene encoding 50S ribosomal protein L33 yields the protein MAKPTTQQIKLVSTADTGYFYITKKNARTMTEKLNLKKYDPVARKHVLFKEAKMK from the coding sequence ATGGCCAAACCTACGACCCAGCAGATCAAGCTCGTCAGCACCGCCGACACGGGATACTTCTACATCACCAAGAAGAACGCGCGCACGATGACCGAGAAGCTCAACCTCAAGAAGTACGACCCGGTCGCGCGCAAGCACGTGCTGTTCAAGGAAGCCAAGATGAAGTGA